From the Pseudopipra pipra isolate bDixPip1 chromosome 22, bDixPip1.hap1, whole genome shotgun sequence genome, one window contains:
- the LOC135425778 gene encoding transcription factor HES-5-like, whose product MAPSNVFLEPDNLLTPKEKNKLRKPVVEKMRRDRINSSIEQLKLLLEKEFQRHQPNSKLEKADILEMTVNYLKQQSQLQMKTAGSFHKSSQFDFREGYSRCLQEAFHFLSLHKVRTETQTKLLSHFQKSQSAAPELSCCPGNASPLKQVSPKDTCPLWRPW is encoded by the exons ATGGCTCCCAGCAACGTTTTCTTGGAGCCCGACAACCTGCTGACaccaaaggagaaaaacaaa CTGAGGAAGCCGGTGGTGGAGAAAATGCGCCGGGACCGGATTAACAGCAGCATCGAGCAGCTGAAACTGCTCCTGGAGAAGGAGTTCCAGAGGCACCAGCCCAACTCCAAGCTGGAGAAAGCCGACATCCTGGAGATGACTGTCAACTACCTGaagcagcagagccagctgcAGATGAAGA CTGCAGGATCCTTCCATAAAAGCTCCCAGTTTGACTTCAGAGAGGGCTATTCCAGGTGCTTGCAAGAAGCTTTCCACTTCCTCTCTCTCCATAAAGTCCGAACTGAAACCCAGACCAAACTTTTAAGCCATTTCCAGAAGAGCCAGTCGGCTGCTCCAGagctctcctgctgccctgggaatGCCAGCCCCCTGAAACAAGTGTCTCCAAAGGACACCTGCCCTCTCTGGAGGCCCTGGTAG